From the Opitutia bacterium genome, one window contains:
- the rfbB gene encoding dTDP-glucose 4,6-dehydratase has translation MNVLVTGGCGFIGSNFIRQRLLENGSKLTKLVNLDALTYAGNPANLADLASDPRYVFAHGDIGDTTLVAQLLAEHQIDAVVNFAAESHVDRSIDSPEPFIQTNVVGTLRLLNCAKQYWSKLPEPKKSAFRFLHVSTDEVYGSLKPGAAAFTEDHNFEPNSPYAASKAASDHLVRAYQHTYGLPTLTTNCSNNYGPFHFPEKLIPLMILNALEGKNLPVYGDGMQIRDWLYVEDHASAIWTVLLGGRVGETYNIGGWNEKPNIEIVNTICALLDKKSPRADGQSYTKQITYVADRPGHDRRYAIDATKIHRELGWKPAETFATGIEKTVDWYLTHRSWAADITAKKYSRERLGTKV, from the coding sequence CGCCCTCACCTATGCCGGCAACCCCGCCAACCTCGCCGACCTCGCCTCCGATCCGCGCTACGTTTTTGCGCACGGCGACATCGGTGACACCACGCTCGTTGCGCAGCTCCTCGCCGAGCACCAGATCGACGCCGTGGTGAACTTCGCTGCCGAGTCGCATGTCGATCGCTCCATCGATTCGCCCGAGCCCTTCATCCAGACCAACGTCGTCGGCACGCTCCGCCTCCTCAACTGCGCCAAGCAATACTGGTCCAAACTCCCCGAGCCGAAGAAGAGCGCCTTCCGCTTCCTCCACGTCTCCACCGACGAAGTCTACGGCTCGCTCAAGCCCGGAGCTGCCGCGTTCACCGAGGACCACAATTTCGAGCCCAACTCGCCCTACGCCGCCTCCAAGGCCGCCAGCGACCACCTCGTCCGCGCCTACCAGCACACCTACGGCCTGCCGACGCTCACCACCAACTGCTCGAACAACTACGGCCCGTTCCACTTTCCCGAGAAACTCATCCCGTTGATGATCCTCAACGCCCTCGAGGGGAAAAACCTTCCCGTTTACGGCGACGGCATGCAGATCCGCGACTGGCTCTACGTCGAAGACCACGCCAGCGCCATCTGGACCGTGCTCCTCGGCGGCCGCGTCGGCGAGACCTACAACATCGGCGGCTGGAACGAAAAGCCGAACATCGAAATCGTGAACACCATCTGCGCGCTGCTGGACAAAAAATCCCCGCGCGCCGACGGCCAGAGCTACACGAAGCAAATCACCTACGTCGCCGACCGCCCCGGCCACGACCGCCGCTACGCCATCGACGCGACCAAAATCCACCGCGAACTCGGCTGGAAACCCGCCGAAACCTTCGCCACCGGCATCGAGAAGACCGTGGACTGGTATCTGACGCACCGCAGCTGGGCCGCCGACATCACCGCGAAGAAATACTCCCGCGAACGCCTCGGCACCAAAGTCTGA